One region of Patescibacteria group bacterium genomic DNA includes:
- a CDS encoding glycine--tRNA ligase produces the protein MAEEKNNSMDKIESLCKRRGFVFPSSEIYGGFAAVYDYGPYGVELANNIKNFWWRNMVQLREDIVGLDSGIFMSPKIWEASGHVSGFSDPLAECKNCHSRLRIDHLLEEIGIKADEKMGEEEIQKLFDKNKSKLKCPNCGQGDFTDIKKFNLLVKSNLGNFTEDWNKEPVYLRGETCQGIYVNYKNVLDSTRVKVPFGIAQIGKAFRNEITARQFVFRTREFEQMEMQYFTSPEDEMKEYKKLKDCRWRYYLDLGIREKNLKWHKHENLVFYAKEAYDIEYNFPFGFKELEGVHARGNYDLTQHAKYSGKDLNYTDPITKEKYLPHIVESSVGVGRTLLAVMCDAYTEEEVNGETRVVMKFNKDLAPVKVAVFPLLKNKPELVKKAKEIFNDLKSDYKCEFDDNGNVGKRYRRQDEIGTPYCITVDFDSLEKDDVTVRDRDSMKQVRIKIKELGDYFKEELNKN, from the coding sequence ATGGCAGAAGAAAAAAATAATTCAATGGATAAAATTGAATCTTTGTGCAAGAGGCGGGGATTTGTTTTCCCTTCCTCGGAAATTTACGGGGGGTTTGCCGCGGTTTATGATTATGGTCCTTATGGCGTGGAATTGGCCAATAATATAAAAAATTTTTGGTGGCGGAATATGGTGCAGTTGCGCGAGGATATCGTTGGCCTGGATTCCGGTATTTTTATGAGCCCGAAGATTTGGGAAGCTTCGGGGCATGTTTCCGGCTTTTCCGACCCGCTGGCCGAATGTAAAAATTGCCATAGCCGTTTGCGGATTGACCATTTATTGGAAGAGATCGGCATTAAGGCTGATGAGAAAATGGGTGAAGAAGAAATACAGAAATTATTTGATAAGAACAAAAGTAAACTGAAATGCCCTAATTGCGGCCAGGGAGATTTTACGGATATAAAGAAGTTTAATTTGCTGGTAAAGTCTAATTTAGGAAATTTTACCGAAGATTGGAATAAAGAGCCGGTTTATTTGCGGGGCGAAACTTGCCAGGGAATTTATGTTAATTACAAAAATGTTCTGGATTCAACCCGGGTGAAAGTGCCTTTTGGCATCGCCCAAATCGGCAAAGCTTTCCGGAATGAAATTACCGCCCGCCAGTTTGTTTTTCGCACTCGGGAGTTTGAGCAGATGGAGATGCAGTACTTTACTTCCCCTGAAGATGAGATGAAAGAGTATAAAAAATTAAAAGATTGCCGCTGGCGGTATTATCTGGATTTAGGCATCAGAGAAAAAAATTTAAAATGGCACAAGCACGAGAATTTGGTGTTTTACGCCAAGGAAGCTTATGACATTGAATATAATTTTCCCTTCGGCTTTAAAGAACTGGAGGGCGTGCATGCCAGAGGGAATTATGACCTTACCCAGCATGCAAAGTATTCCGGCAAAGATTTAAATTATACAGACCCGATAACCAAAGAAAAGTATCTGCCGCATATCGTTGAATCATCGGTCGGCGTCGGCCGCACTCTATTGGCGGTAATGTGCGACGCCTACACCGAGGAAGAAGTGAATGGCGAAACCAGAGTGGTGATGAAATTTAATAAAGATTTGGCTCCGGTTAAGGTCGCGGTTTTTCCCTTGCTTAAAAATAAGCCGGAACTGGTAAAGAAAGCTAAAGAAATTTTTAATGATTTAAAATCAGATTACAAATGCGAGTTTGACGACAACGGCAATGTGGGCAAACGATACCGGCGGCAGGATGAAATCGGCACGCCTTATTGCATCACGGTTGATTTTGACAGTTTGGAAAAAGACGACGTGACCGTGCGGGATAGGGATAGTATGAAGCAAGTAAGAATAAAAATAAAAGAGTTGGGAGATTATTTTAAAGAGGAATTAAACAAGAATTAA
- a CDS encoding cohesin domain-containing protein, which produces MIPQETKQNKFCVFLREVPRVFAILLGLLGGLSVQAAQLNLTSQFQEIAVGQQFQASIILDTGDEEINAVEGKIGFPQDLLELEEIRDGNSIINFWVERPQAGGDGEIIFSGITPGGFKGENNFILSLVFSAKGGGEGEIQVKDARILKNDGLGTSAEVSVGFLSFRIGEDAPAEIGEDKIKIRDYEPPETFRPEISRDELIFDGKWFLVFATQDKASGVDYYEVKEQRKIKLFRWRLGVWKKWQRAESPYILKDQKLQSHVYIKAVDKAGNERISSLSPRKPSVWYEVYYFYVIIIIAAGLIIAYIIWRKSRRKKYTENY; this is translated from the coding sequence ATGATACCGCAAGAAACAAAACAAAATAAATTCTGCGTATTTCTGCGTGAAGTTCCGCGTGTTTTTGCGATATTATTAGGATTACTTGGTGGATTATCTGTCCAGGCGGCCCAACTAAATCTAACCTCTCAATTTCAAGAAATCGCCGTTGGCCAACAATTTCAGGCGAGCATAATTTTAGATACCGGGGACGAAGAAATAAACGCGGTGGAAGGAAAAATAGGTTTTCCCCAAGACCTGCTGGAGCTAGAAGAAATTCGCGACGGCAATTCAATTATTAATTTTTGGGTGGAAAGGCCGCAAGCCGGCGGGGACGGCGAAATAATTTTTTCCGGAATCACCCCGGGCGGCTTTAAGGGGGAAAATAATTTTATTCTTTCCCTGGTTTTTTCGGCAAAAGGTGGGGGCGAGGGAGAAATTCAAGTCAAAGACGCAAGAATTTTGAAAAATGACGGGCTTGGAACTTCGGCCGAAGTTTCCGTTGGATTTTTAAGTTTTCGGATTGGCGAAGACGCGCCCGCGGAGATTGGCGAGGACAAAATAAAAATCAGGGATTATGAGCCGCCGGAAACTTTTAGGCCGGAAATTTCCAGAGACGAATTGATATTTGACGGAAAGTGGTTTTTGGTTTTTGCCACCCAGGACAAGGCCTCCGGCGTGGATTATTACGAGGTGAAAGAGCAGAGGAAAATAAAATTATTCCGTTGGAGGCTGGGAGTTTGGAAAAAATGGCAGCGGGCCGAGAGTCCCTATATTCTGAAAGACCAGAAGCTGCAAAGCCATGTCTACATAAAAGCGGTTGATAAAGCCGGCAACGAAAGAATTTCCTCCCTTTCTCCTCGCAAACCTTCGGTTTGGTATGAAGTTTATTATTTTTATGTTATAATAATCATTGCGGCGGGTTTAATCATCGCTTATATAATATGGAGGAAATCAAGGAGGAAAAAATATACGGAAAATTATTGA
- a CDS encoding four helix bundle protein has translation MEGVNQKQHSFEDIKAWQLARNFRRDIYKITKIFPREELYCLTSQMRRAAISIPSNIAEGYGRYNFQENIQFCRTARGSLIEVLDQLYVALDESYINQEKFDNLYNEGKNAERAINGYIGFLKEQQLKYRK, from the coding sequence ATGGAGGGGGTAAATCAAAAACAGCATAGTTTTGAAGATATAAAGGCTTGGCAACTGGCCAGAAATTTCCGAAGAGATATTTATAAAATCACAAAAATTTTTCCCAGGGAGGAATTATATTGCTTGACATCGCAGATGAGAAGAGCGGCTATTTCAATACCTTCCAATATTGCCGAAGGTTATGGTCGATACAACTTTCAGGAAAATATACAATTTTGTCGGACAGCCAGAGGTTCTCTGATCGAAGTTTTAGACCAGCTTTATGTTGCTTTAGATGAGAGTTATATAAACCAAGAAAAATTTGATAATCTGTATAATGAGGGGAAGAATGCGGAAAGAGCCATTAATGGTTATATAGGGTTTTTAAAAGAGCAGCAGTTAAAATACAGAAAGTAA
- a CDS encoding GxxExxY protein, with product MDKLLYKEESFIIRGVAFNIYKKFKNHHKEKIYRDSFYLGLTDKGLKVNKEKRIDIYYNNKKVGTYVPDLVINNVIFIELKAKPMVLKQDIEQFWHYLKNSEYKLGFLINFGSPKGVQIIRRVYDTARNKTK from the coding sequence ATGGACAAACTGCTTTATAAAGAAGAGTCATTTATTATCAGAGGAGTCGCCTTTAATATTTATAAAAAATTCAAAAATCATCATAAAGAAAAAATTTACAGGGATTCTTTTTATTTAGGCCTTACGGATAAAGGATTAAAAGTTAATAAGGAGAAACGTATTGATATTTATTATAATAACAAAAAAGTTGGCACTTATGTTCCTGATTTAGTAATTAATAATGTTATTTTTATAGAACTTAAAGCAAAACCGATGGTATTAAAACAGGATATAGAACAGTTTTGGCATTATCTTAAAAATTCCGAATATAAGTTAGGTTTTCTTATAAATTTTGGTTCGCCGAAAGGAGTACAAATAATTAGAAGAGTTTATGATACCGCAAGAAACAAAACAAAATAA
- a CDS encoding cohesin domain-containing protein produces the protein MEEIKEEKIYGKLLILAENIAKFLAIAVFIFLFFGVGRAAQAASFYLSPASGSYETGKSFSVNINVSSPDQAMNAVSGAISFPAGNLEVSSISKSGSIVSLWVQEPSFSNNAGTINFEAIVLNPGYTGSAGRIITINFKAKDAGIASVIFSSGAILANDGQGTNILTGMGSGSYTVTKKVTAPEVITPAPKKEEPAAAVGVSKPQITSPTHPDQTAWYENNKVAFKWELPYGTTGVSILLNDKPTSDPGPISDGLFSTKDYEGLEDGVWYLHLKFKSQAGWGEIDRYKIQIDATPPLAFTIDIDTKDGVAWPVLHFKTTDAASGIREYKVKIDGQEFIVGPEDASLQAPPLSPGKYTAIVKAVDKAGNETLAFADFDIEPIEAPVIVNYSREFKSSDQFFITGAASPEVTVNVFIQNEKTGQIIKQSGQSDKNGNWALIYQEGLDNGRYFAWAEAVNSSGMRSESSNKVSFLVTPPVFVKFGSWAINYFTIFIILLIFVILVIALLAYWAGMIKGKLKKETDEAQKVLRANLKEFRKLIEKESAYLESLKGKAGYEKERAKIKRSLKGRVDFIEKKVMKEIKDVQDLLK, from the coding sequence ATGGAGGAAATCAAGGAGGAAAAAATATACGGAAAATTATTGATATTAGCGGAAAATATCGCGAAATTTTTGGCAATAGCCGTTTTTATATTTTTGTTTTTTGGCGTCGGCCGGGCCGCGCAGGCGGCGAGTTTTTATCTCTCTCCCGCTTCCGGCTCTTATGAAACCGGCAAAAGTTTTTCCGTAAACATAAATGTTTCCAGCCCCGACCAGGCCATGAACGCGGTTTCCGGCGCGATCTCCTTTCCCGCCGGCAATCTGGAAGTTTCTTCCATTTCCAAAAGCGGCTCCATTGTTTCTCTCTGGGTGCAAGAACCGTCTTTTTCAAATAATGCCGGCACGATAAATTTTGAAGCCATTGTTTTAAATCCCGGCTACACCGGTTCGGCCGGAAGAATTATCACTATAAATTTTAAGGCAAAGGATGCCGGCATCGCTTCGGTCATTTTCTCTTCCGGAGCCATTCTGGCCAATGACGGGCAGGGAACAAATATTTTGACAGGCATGGGCAGCGGCAGTTATACGGTTACCAAGAAAGTCACAGCGCCGGAGGTGATAACGCCCGCTCCCAAAAAAGAAGAACCGGCGGCAGCGGTAGGAGTCAGCAAACCCCAGATAACCTCGCCCACCCACCCTGACCAGACAGCTTGGTATGAAAACAACAAGGTTGCGTTCAAATGGGAGCTGCCTTACGGGACGACCGGAGTTAGCATTTTATTGAACGATAAGCCGACTTCTGATCCCGGTCCGATTTCTGACGGCTTATTTTCAACCAAGGATTATGAGGGCCTTGAAGACGGCGTTTGGTATTTGCATTTAAAATTCAAAAGCCAGGCCGGCTGGGGAGAAATAGACCGTTATAAAATTCAAATAGATGCTACTCCTCCCCTTGCTTTTACAATAGACATTGACACCAAGGATGGCGTTGCCTGGCCGGTTCTCCACTTCAAGACTACTGATGCCGCTTCGGGCATTCGGGAATATAAGGTCAAGATAGACGGTCAGGAATTCATTGTCGGGCCGGAAGACGCTTCTCTCCAAGCGCCGCCGCTCTCGCCGGGCAAATATACCGCCATTGTTAAAGCTGTTGATAAAGCCGGTAACGAAACTTTGGCTTTTGCCGATTTTGACATAGAACCCATAGAGGCTCCGGTTATAGTTAATTATTCCAGGGAGTTTAAGTCTTCCGACCAGTTCTTCATAACCGGCGCGGCTTCGCCGGAAGTTACCGTAAATGTGTTTATTCAGAATGAAAAAACTGGGCAAATTATAAAGCAATCCGGCCAGAGCGACAAAAACGGAAATTGGGCGTTAATTTATCAGGAAGGATTGGACAATGGCAGATATTTCGCCTGGGCGGAAGCGGTTAATTCTTCGGGAATGAGAAGCGAAAGCAGTAACAAAGTAAGTTTCTTGGTTACTCCGCCGGTTTTCGTCAAATTTGGGTCATGGGCCATAAATTACTTTACGATTTTTATCATCTTGTTGATTTTTGTCATATTGGTTATCGCCCTTCTGGCTTATTGGGCCGGCATGATAAAGGGCAAATTGAAAAAAGAAACGGATGAGGCGCAAAAGGTTTTGCGCGCCAATTTGAAGGAATTCAGAAAGTTGATAGAAAAAGAGTCGGCTTATTTGGAAAGCCTGAAAGGCAAAGCCGGATATGAGAAAGAAAGGGCTAAAATAAAAAGAAGTTTAAAGGGAAGAGTGGATTTTATAGAAAAAAAGGTGATGAAAGAAATTAAAGATGTCCAGGATTTGCTGAAATAG
- a CDS encoding nucleotidyl transferase AbiEii/AbiGii toxin family protein — MRQEVLTKKQAELLPLVKKFIKDFGLVGGTAIALQIGHRRSIDFDLFSNREFSNGKIRQLIIKSGYKIGKVYRDEAGQFTFFVNEVQFTFFHYPFKIELIKHFEKILRMPDLLTLAAMKAYALGRRAKWKDYVDLYFIINKYHSIKKIVTKSQAIFKGEFNEKIFRSQLAYFKDLDYREEIKYLPNFAVSDEKVKKELIKFALE, encoded by the coding sequence ATGCGCCAAGAAGTATTAACAAAAAAACAAGCTGAATTATTGCCGCTGGTAAAGAAATTTATTAAAGATTTCGGACTAGTCGGCGGAACCGCTATTGCTTTGCAAATTGGCCATAGGCGATCAATTGATTTTGACTTGTTTTCCAACAGAGAATTTAGTAACGGCAAAATTAGGCAGCTGATAATAAAAAGCGGCTATAAAATCGGCAAAGTATATAGAGATGAGGCCGGGCAGTTCACTTTTTTTGTGAATGAAGTTCAATTCACCTTTTTCCATTATCCATTTAAAATTGAATTAATAAAGCATTTTGAAAAAATCTTAAGAATGCCGGATTTATTAACCTTGGCGGCCATGAAAGCTTATGCCTTGGGCCGGCGAGCAAAATGGAAAGATTATGTTGATTTATATTTTATAATCAATAAATATCACTCTATAAAAAAAATAGTTACAAAAAGTCAGGCTATTTTTAAAGGCGAGTTTAATGAAAAAATATTCCGCAGCCAATTGGCTTACTTTAAAGACCTTGATTATCGGGAGGAAATTAAGTATTTACCCAATTTCGCTGTTAGCGATGAAAAGGTTAAAAAAGAGCTGATAAAATTCGCGCTGGAATAA
- a CDS encoding ComEC/Rec2 family competence protein has product MPAKLYKILLILGIVAVLLAVPIFGLSYNPPKELEVDFLDVGQGDAILIKSPMGQNILIDGGPDSKVIEGLGENLPFWDRRIDLMVLTHPHDDHVAGLIEVIRRYGVKKILYTGVVHSAPNYLAWLEAIRERKISLIIIDRPQKIILGDDCHLEIIHPLKSFLARETGNLNNSSIVAKLVYGETKFLFMGDAEAEVEKELLAGEADLSAQVLKAGHHGSDTSSGEDFLEAVSPETAVIQVGKNNSFGHPSLRILKRLERAGAEILRTDLDGTIKMISNKKEISKK; this is encoded by the coding sequence ATGCCTGCCAAACTTTATAAAATTTTATTGATTTTGGGCATAGTGGCGGTTCTGCTGGCGGTCCCGATTTTTGGTTTGTCTTATAATCCGCCCAAAGAACTGGAAGTGGATTTTTTAGACGTTGGCCAAGGGGACGCGATTTTAATTAAATCGCCAATGGGGCAAAATATTTTAATTGACGGCGGGCCGGACAGTAAAGTCATAGAAGGGCTTGGGGAAAATTTGCCTTTTTGGGACAGGCGGATTGATTTAATGGTTCTGACCCATCCCCATGACGACCATGTTGCCGGCCTGATTGAAGTGATAAGGCGGTATGGCGTGAAAAAAATATTATATACCGGCGTTGTCCATAGCGCGCCCAATTATCTGGCCTGGCTGGAAGCCATAAGGGAAAGGAAAATTTCCTTAATAATCATTGACCGGCCGCAAAAAATTATTTTGGGCGATGACTGCCATTTGGAAATAATCCATCCTTTGAAAAGTTTTTTGGCCCGGGAAACAGGCAATTTAAACAATAGCTCCATCGTGGCCAAGCTGGTTTACGGGGAGACGAAATTTTTGTTTATGGGCGATGCGGAGGCGGAAGTGGAAAAAGAATTGCTGGCCGGTGAGGCCGATTTATCCGCTCAAGTCCTGAAAGCCGGCCACCATGGCTCCGACACTTCTTCCGGCGAAGATTTTTTGGAAGCGGTAAGTCCGGAGACGGCCGTTATTCAGGTTGGCAAAAATAATAGTTTCGGCCACCCCAGTTTAAGGATATTAAAAAGGCTGGAAAGAGCGGGAGCGGAAATTTTACGGACCGATCTTGACGGGACCATAAAGATGATTAGCAATAAAAAAGAAATAAGCAAAAAGTAA